In Toxoplasma gondii ME49 chromosome II, whole genome shotgun sequence, the genomic stretch TCCATCTTGCTGCCATTTTGTTGAACTCCTGCTTCTCAGTCCGCTCAGTGAGAAAACTTTTTTCCGGCTACAACTGTTTacctcccttctcgccgttcgtATGATAAACTACACCAGACGCCGCGTGCTGTGCAGGGTAAAACGCGACAACTGACCGAGCCTCTTACGACAACGACATGGCGAATTCTGTGAATGTAAACGCAGCGGACTTCATGGTGACTTGGAAACGTTTCAACTTTTTCACTTTTCCGTTGCAAAGCGACAAAAGTCGTGAATTCGAACTTCGGTGTGGTTAAACCACCCAAGAGTCGAGTCTGATCAACACATACCAAGGGGTAAACGGCGTTCAACCAGTAGTTTCTGTGTGAAAATCCTTACGGCAGCCCTGCCCTGGAAGCTTTCGACTCTGACGAATACACAAAAACACAACGCACGGCCGATCCACTGTTGCGGCTAGCCCAACAGAAAGCTGGAGCTAAATTGCGCTTCTCTTGCGTGTCTCGGctcgtctccccttcctgcttTGTCTGTTAAAACTCGCCTACGTTTCCCAGAGTGCACACTCTCTTACTTTGACTTCTATGTTTAAGTTAGGagcttctttgtttcttccagCTTGTGCCGTTACACTCTGCACCCAAAAAACGCATTTGTCCCCCTGGGAGTACAGATGCGCAAATAAAGGCACTAGTGTATTTCGTGAATTGTTGTCATCTTCTCGTCGCACTTCGCCATAGCAACAGTGGCGCCTGCAACAGTACCGTGTAGCATCAGCTTCTCCGCAACTCAGCAAGGGCGTCTACGTCTGGGCTGGCGAGACTTCGAGCTCACATCGCGTTTTGAGTGAAGTTCTGAAAAATGATTCGGCGCGCGTGGTGTGATTAAGCGAACATAACGGTTTAAaatttttcttctgtgtcgcaGACAAGCAACTTACAAGGTctcgcgcgcatgcacgctgAACGCAGCGGAGCCCCGTGAGATGGGCTGTAGTGGACGTCGGATTTGGCCTTTTTCTCTAGACTTCCCACCAGAGGTCTTCTGGGACCTTCACAGTCGAGCCGCTCTAGTCCGTTGCTGcctccctctgtttctccgccGAAAATCTAAACGCTTTTTAGTCCTTTCTCCCGTGCATCCTCGCGCGcggtgtgtctccgtctctgtctctcggctttGTTCGGAAgagcctcgctcttcttgtctcgaTCCCGTCTTGAGCAAGAAGTCTTTATGCGGCGTCGACCCTGTGCACCTCAGTTACTCGGTTTCGGTCGTTCTTCGCGCCGAATTCGCGCGCATTTCCCTTTGCTAGAAGAGGCATCTTCTGACGAGTCAAGATGGCGGCACTGTCCTCTGGATCCTCGCCTTTCGTGAGTAtcgtttctccccttcgacgaggcgtcgaagaagcagccgcTGTGGCGAAGAACGGAAGAAGCCACAGCTACGgcgcggtgtatgtacacccgaagtCTCGGCCCGCGTTTCTTCCACAAGCACAGCCAGTGGGCGGCGACTTGCAGGCGAAACAGCGGCACTGGCCCTTCGTGGAGATGCGATCTTTCTCTTGGATAGACGCCGCTTTCTTGCGCTGGGAAGagcctcgtttccttcgctcgTCGATACCGAATGCCTCCTCAAGATGCGAAGTTAAAGCGAGGACGATGTGTGGAGCGGCAaagtgcgcatgcagacaaccCTCCGCGGCCGCTCGGGCGTCTAGACGCCtcacctcttcttcttctgtccctcCCGCCTTTCTGCACTCCAACGGGCCGCATTTCTCGCATTCCGTGGGCTCTTTATCttgtcgtctctgctctctttccaCTGCACTCTCCCTCCCACTCTCTACTCTGGACGCCGCTGCCGCCAGAgcgtcttcttgctcttcatCGTCGCGGTCGTCTTCCCCCGGTGAGACgacctcttcctctttcgacGCCTGCGgctgctcttcgtctctcaccGCTTCTCGCGCCTGCCTCGTCCCTGGATTCGCGCAGAACGCCGCCGGTGCGTCGCGTGTcgggtgtctagacagccGAACGGGCGGCGGAAGGCGGGCGTACTCTGGAGAGCCCCGCATCCGAAACAAAAACAGCAGCCACACGTCGGAGTGGATCAAACGGCAAATCACAGACAGATACGTCCTTCGCGCGCAAGAGGTAAGACCCTTTCATGCTTTTTTTTTCTACGGAAAAACGCCTCGTtcgcccctctctcctctccatctgGACTTAGCTGATGTCAACTTGTGCACATTGCTTCCTCGTCTAAATAGTCTTCGTCCATTCGTCCTTCACTGTCACGGTGTCGGGAGGCCGCGGCAGTCGTCTCGGCAGCTCTCCCTTCTATTCCAACTTGCACCATAGGCTCCCCAGGAAAAGCTTGTAAACGGTCCTGCCtcggaaacgcatgcattttctctctgcaaATCGTTGACTCTCCACGTCCATCCCGGACGTTCTACACGCGTCGGGTGAGAGTTTCTGTGCGacgcactgcatgcaccggtcactcttttctccactgtTAACTGTACCCCTACCACTTTCGAAATGCCAAAATTCAAAACCGTCGAACGAATCAGTAAATGATTGTTGACCAAACGAAAATTCCGAACTGAAATgcatatgtatttatatatgtatatgtgtatgtagatgtgtatatatatatatatatgtatatatatgtacaggcatgtatatgtatacatgtacgAGGTACACCTTTGCGTAGATCTGTCCTTGACTGGGGACATTTTGTGCTCTTTGTGTATCTGTTTATCTCTGGACATTTTGATATGTAATTCTACACACATGTAAACGTGTTCCAGGCGTAATCGATGGATTCCGGTTGTCACTCGTGGAaccagcgagaagagaagacgcctgTTGTTTTTTCACTTGGCATGCGTGGATATATACAGAGATCTTTTTCGTCTAGAAAGAACTGTTTTCCAGTGCAGCTTGGACCGGACGCTCTCTGCAGCGCTTCCTGCCTGGGTACCATTcgtcttgcatgcatgcgctcccGCATTTCTACCATTTTGATCTGAAAACACCTTCTACCTTTAGTGTCTGTCCATCTGCTGAAATGTTTCGTTTTACCCATAAATGCACCTATTTACATGTTTATACGTAAATGCATGGAGCTTTGTTTCTGTATTTGTATAGCTGTATGTTTATTTGTATGTGCATTTCTGTGGCcgtttctggggagtatatactacgagtttgactactggtttagatcttgaaggtctttgtttaccggatccaagttgTGTAGGTGTGCATGCCGCCACGTATGAATCGAAGTTGATTCGAGTGCTTCTTGGTGGCTATTTGCAGCGGAACCTTCGCAGTCGAGCGGCGTTCAAGCTTGAGCAGCTCGATGACgactttctgtttttccgaAAAAACCAAGTTGTCGTGGATCTTGGCGCATATCCTGGAGGGTGGAGCCAAGTCGCTCTCGACCGCATTCGCGCGGGagggggagaagggagagtcATTGCTGTTGACCCCGTCGCCATGGATCCTGTAAGCGTCTccttgctttttcttctctgtcttctctctctttctcttctcctttctcgtcatcttctcgctctttccctcccCCGTACCtagttcttttttctcctttttcctcccgtttcctctcgtcgtCCTTCGTGGCTCTTCGTCCTGGTTTTGCCGCAGTGGGTCTTTcgttgtctgcttcctctctcgtggGCCTTCGCTGTCCTGTTGTCACCGCCATCTCTTCTGTATTGCGGTTCATGTTGTCTGTTCTTTAACCTTCCATATTTTTGGAAGATCTCCGACacgatggagagagaaaacggttCTGTGAAAGCCGTGTGGAGGAACGTCACTTGCGTATGTGGATCCCTTGTATGCGAGTGGAGTCTTCCGAACGTCTCATTTCGCCCTGCTAATCTTgtcgtgtctcctttgttttcattctttccctccttctctttcacttctctgcgtttgcgTCCACTTCACTGTTCGCTACCCTTTGTCTCGTGTTTTCCTCTATTTTTCATGTCATATTCTTCCCCCACTTGTTGTCTCCGGCCTTCCTGCTTTTCACGTCAACTACTGTGTGTTCATATCCACTCTTCTAGTattcttcctgtctttcgcGTGCTGCTCGAATCAAATTCGTCCCTTTTTCGcaagttttcttcttttcttcagctgcCTCACCACACGTTCATCCAGGGCAGCGTCGGACAGGCTGGAACGCTGCAGGCGTTGCTTGAAGAGTTGGGAGAGTCGAAGGCAGACGTCGTCCTTAGCGACATGGCCCCTGCATGCATTGGAGTGAAGCAAGACGATCATCTAAACTGCGCAGAACTCTGTCTCTTTGCCTCCGATCTGATGGAGCAGGTCCGAGGAGAATTCTTAAAAAAAACGGGAAAAATTATATGGAAACAAATGTGCAGGGCGGAAGAGCGGCAAAGTTACCTGGGCGGGGGGTCAAGggtgtgtatatgcatgtgcatctatatatttgtatagaAATAGAGCCGAGTACAATCCCGTTGCTTTACACCTGTGTCGATTTTCTGATGTTTTTGAAAGTGTGGTTGTTCGACATTTCGATTTCGTTCCCTTTCTCGAGTGCTCATTGATGGAATCATGCGAGGACGAAGGGGCTTTCCAAGCTCGCGTTTCGTATCGCCTTCAGAATTTCCGATGTCTGCCCTGTCGATCTGCCAGGTGTTGAAGTTAGGCGGGACGTTCGTGACGAAGATGTTCATGGGCAGCGAGACGAACAACTTCAAAGTCTACTTGCGCACCCGGTTCAAGAAAGTCTCCTCTGCAAAGCCCAGGTGAGAAAGGAAGTTGCTCCTGCACCTGCACCCCGCAAAGCCGGAGAAGGCCAGCGGACTAGACCTGAAAGAGTGTGTTCGAGTCTGTTGGATCTGGCCAAGTTTTAGCCTCGACAACAATCGAGAGTGAAAAACGTCGAGGAAGCGTCATTTAGTTCTCTCGAGGTCTGTTCCGCTTGTATCGACGCCGGACGCCACGTCGCCCAACGTCGACTGCGGGGACAGCCTTCGTGCTGCTAAGCCTCGTGGGCGGAGTGACCTCCTCTGCCGAGCGCGCGGAAAGAAAAGGCCGACAGAGCAAAACACAGAGTGCTACCACCACGGTCGGGGTTCACGAAGAAAAAACTACCGGACGCGATTGTCTCCTTGGAAGACGTTCAAAGGTGTGGAGTTCCCTGTGCGGGAACGCTAAGCAGAAAGGAATTCGACTCTTTTGAGACAGTCTGTAGGAGCTACGGACAACGCAGTTTTCTGTCGCGGCTCCCGGGGTCTTCTCCGACGTGGGGAATGCCAAGAACAGCGATGCAAGAGGCAAACAGAGTCTGCGGTGGATGCACCCGTGGTAACTGAAGGAGCTCAGTATTCCGTTTGTGCCTGTCGACCCTGTTGTGATTCATTCGCAGAGCCTGTCGACAGGAATCGCGGGAAATGTATTTCGTCTGCCAACACTTCGTAGGGCGCGACCGTCTCGCCGAAGAAGTCCAACTCAAGGGCTGCTTCACCGGAAAAGAAGGCTTTCTGTGACCTctcgcgagacagagagcagtGCCAAGTGGAACGGACAGAGGGGGGGATGTATATGTGGTAGTGGCAGTTCATTGTCTAGGTACGACATTTCGTTCCTAATGCCGGCTTTCCACGGAGGGTATGGGAACTTCGTCGTAGCAGTCTATACTGGGTCGTTTCTGTGAAAGCGTACACACAAGAAAACAGCCCGGTGCGgcctttcttgtctccttcgcgaAACGTTATTCACGTGTTCACTGTCTTGTCGCGTGTGCCGAAGACGCAGACCGTGAACGATGTGGGGGCAGCCTTGCTGAAGATGGTGGAACTACGCAGGTGGACTGCTGGTTTTTTTCCGCTGTGAAGCGTCCTGGTTCGCTTTTGTCCATAATCCTCGTTTTTTGCGGGAAAAAGctgaagagggaagaaaggcgacacgCGCTTGTCCGGGTACAAGACACAGGCTGAGAGCGCTGCCCACGTTAGAGTTCGACGTCTTTCCAGTCGCAGACATGGCTATCCGAGGCGCCTGTgtgcctctgcatgcagcctctTACTTTCCCTCGAGCGAAAACAGGTCCTCTGGGAGTTCAGTAgcaaagaagcgagggaCCACGACGGCTGCGTTTTGGCATGGCCAGATGTATACAGTGTACTCTTCTGGTGGC encodes the following:
- a CDS encoding ribosomal RNA methyltransferase (FtsJ) family protein (encoded by transcript TGME49_220940), with product MAALSSGSSPFVSIVSPLRRGVEEAAAVAKNGRSHSYGAVYVHPKSRPAFLPQAQPVGGDLQAKQRHWPFVEMRSFSWIDAAFLRWEEPRFLRSSIPNASSRCEVKARTMCGAAKCACRQPSAAARASRRLTSSSSVPPAFLHSNGPHFSHSVGSLSCRLCSLSTALSLPLSTLDAAAARASSCSSSSRSSSPGETTSSSFDACGCSSSLTASRACLVPGFAQNAAGASRVGCLDSRTGGGRRAYSGEPRIRNKNSSHTSEWIKRQITDRYVLRAQERNLRSRAAFKLEQLDDDFLFFRKNQVVVDLGAYPGGWSQVALDRIRAGGGEGRVIAVDPVAMDPLPHHTFIQGSVGQAGTLQALLEELGESKADVVLSDMAPACIGVKQDDHLNCAELCLFASDLMEQVLKLGGTFVTKMFMGSETNNFKVYLRTRFKKVSSAKPRACRQESREMYFVCQHFVGRDRLAEEVQLKGCFTGKEGFL